One Brassica napus cultivar Da-Ae chromosome A1, Da-Ae, whole genome shotgun sequence genomic region harbors:
- the LOC125608219 gene encoding probable vacuolar amino acid transporter YPQ3: MVYARYCLKEKKTCVRWVERYFDDCLCNLNDEVSFALGIVSLICWGVAEIPQIITNFRTKSSHGVSLSFLLAWVAGDIFNLIGCLLEPATLPTQFYTALLYTVSTVVLVIQTIYYDYIYRLCTHGRTKICQKDEEDEEKKPLNPPKTMGSAISIPGESYKASPRKEFYYTSARSLAGSGTPPLRTSYFRVAKSGPSAMTIDSGSSSDEDETMSTLPVVTAKTITQPRPIPRQAGFGTFLAASVSLPLQAKSLAEKYAHASSRRLLNERIVEHSALGQWLGWLMAAIYMGGRIPQIWLNIKRGSVEGLNPLMFIFALVANATYVGSILVRTIEWDSIKANLPWLLDAIVCVLLDLFIILQYIYYKYCRTNSSKGEEEAEHGYGDYVEASKTFVS, encoded by the exons ATGGTGTATGCACGTTACTgcttgaaggagaagaagacatgTGTGAGATGGGTGGAGAGATACTTCGATGACTGTCTCTGTAACCTGAACGACGAAGTCTCGTTCGCACTTGGAATCGTTAGCCTTATCTGCTGGGGCGTGGCAGAGATTCCTCAGATCATTACCAACTTCCGTACAAAGTCCAGTCATGGTGTCTCTCTATCTTTCCTCCTCGCTTGGGTCGCTGG TGATATCTTCAATCTCATCGGGTGTCTTCTTGAACCAGCTACC tTGCCGACTCAGTTCTACACAGCCTTG CTTTACACAGTGAGCACCGTGGTATTGGTGATCCAGACAATTTACTACGACTATATCTACAGACTTTGCACACATGGACGCACCAAGATCTGTCAAAAG gacgaagaagacgaagagaagAAACCCTTAAACCCACCGAAGACGATGGGATCTGCCATTTCCATCCCAGGGGAATCTTACAAAGCTTCTCCTCGGAAAGAGTTCTATTACAC GTCAGCGAGATCATTGGCCGGCAGCGGAACACCGCCTTTAAGAACATCATATTTTCGGGTGGCTAAGAGTGGCCCTTCGGCTATGACAATAGATAGTGGTTCTTCCTCGGACGAAGATGAGACAATGTCAACACTTCCTGTTGTGACGGCTAAGACCATTACCCAACCAAGGCCAATCCCTAGACag GCTGGTTTTGGAACGTTCTTAGCCGCATCCGTTAGCCTTCCATTGCAGGCCAAGAGCCTAGCAGAAAAGTATGCACATGCTTCAAGCAGACGGCTTCTGAAT GAAAGAATAGTTGAGCATAGCGCATTGGGACAATGGTTGGGATGGCTAATGGCAGCCATTTACATGGGCGGCCGCAtccctcaaatctggctcaac aTCAAACGAGGAAGCGTCGAG GGTTTGAATCCACTTATGTTTATCTTCGCGCTTGTAGCCAATGCAACGTACGTTGGTAGTATTCTTGTCAGAACAATTGAATGGGATAGTATCAAAGCAAATCTCCCTTGGTTGCTTGATGCTATTGTCTGCGTCCTACTCGATCTATTT ATCATATTGCAGTATATCTACTACAAGTATTGCAGGACGAATAGCTCAAAAGGCGAAGAAGAAGCAGAACACGGCTACGGAGACTATGTGGAAGCAAGCAAAACTTTTGTTTCGTGA
- the LOC106428979 gene encoding calcium uniporter protein 1, mitochondrial, with translation MAMRKLLSQRMFNVSKIASQGLMNCRISSSSLAVRTRVPKEPGEATVDPEPADSWMDMTMMKTPFGESLREKLRENDRIRLDGLLPPPLKHAAAAAEKTEALGLTVNDAKKLLRAAQIEVVKTKLMETGRSWIPYNEFVGLCNDSCLDPAQGPWIAKMLDDTGNVIVLGDYVCLRPDQVTKSIEGLLPLPQIRNPNDPRRKELKELEATKKVIDEKAHSLVRRELWAGLGYLILQTAGFMRLTFWELTWDVMEPICFYVTSVYFMAGYAFFLRTAKEPSFEGFYESRFEAKQRKLMKSQDFDVGRYDELKKMFNPKPSSAAVSKILGALQN, from the exons ATGGCGATGAGGAAGCTTTTGTCGCAGCGTATGTTCAACGTTTCGAAAATTGCGTCTCAAGGTCTCATGAACTGTCGAATCTCGTCTTCTTCGCTAGCCGTGCGGACCAGGGTTCCTAAAGAACCAGGAGAAGCCACCGTTGATCCAGAGCCTGCTGATTCGTGGATGGATATGACCATGATGAAGACGCCGTTTGGGGAGAGTCTGAGGGAGAAGCTCCGAGAAAACGACCGGATTCGATTAGACGGGCTTTTGCCTCCTCCGTTGAAACacgcggcggcggcggcggagaaGACGGAGGCGTTGGGGCTTACTGTGAATGACGCGAAGAAGTTGCTCAGAGCTGCGCAGATCGAGGTGGTGAAAACGAAGCTGATGGAGACAGGGAGAAGCTGGATCCCTTACAATGAGTTCGTTGGTCTTTGCAATGATTCTTGTTTGGATCCTGCTCAAGGGCCTTGGATCGCTAAGATGCTTGATGATACAGGAAACGTCATCGTTTTGGGTGATTACGTTTGCTTAAGACCTGATCAG GTAACAAAATCTATCGAGGGGCTGCTTCCTTTACCACAGATCCGTAACCCAAACGACCCGAGAAGGAAGGAGCTGAAAGAGCTAGAAGCTACAAAGAAAGTCATTGACGAGAAAGCACATTCACTGGTGAGAAGAGAGCTATGGGCTGGTCTTGGTTACTTGATACTCCAGACCGCAGGGTTCATGAGGCTAACGTTCTGGGAACTCACGTGGGACGTTATGGAGCCAATCTGTTTCTATGTCACATCCGTATACTTCATGGCGGGTTACGCTTTTTTCCTTAGGACAGCGAAGGAACCTTCCTTTGAAGGGTTTTACGAGAGTAGGTTTGAGGCTAAACAGAGGAAACTGATGAAGTCTCAAGATTTTGATGTAGGGAGGTATGATGAGTTGAAGAAGATGTTTAATCCAAAGCCTTCTTCAGCTGCTGTTTCCAAGATTCTTGGAGCTTTACAAAACTAA